In one window of Carassius auratus strain Wakin chromosome 28, ASM336829v1, whole genome shotgun sequence DNA:
- the LOC113047492 gene encoding uncharacterized protein LOC113047492 — MQRLRGDDSFKELMDKVNTAARCNNLKMPNPPRLSKTPARIHNTSEPDTLVCKSGEAQWRRQFFESVDLIQTELKRRFDQSGIKVAAQRETTLIEAANQNLSGLNEEMQLPEKFDQSCLQMQLTLLGDLAKERRFTAVKELAEFISSLHPQTRELFKEVEAFIELCLCLPVSAAPSERSFSAIRRLKTWTRSTTSQKRLTHLVLMHIHSEILDRLDIPSLVRSFISNTPECKVHFKSRNDHPRSQWRFLPEAKGSHLFRQSLLL; from the exons ATGCAGAGACTTCGGGGGGATGACTCTTTCAAAGAGCTGATGGATAAGGTTAACACCGCTGCAAGATGCAACAATTTGAAAATGCCAAATCCCCCCAGATTGAGCAAAACCCCAGCTCGCATCCACAACACTTCAGAACCAGATACTCTGGTGTGCAAATCTGGAGAAGCACAGTGGCGACGTCAGTTCTTTGAATCAGTAGACTTAATCCAAACTGAGCTTAAAAGAAGATTTGATCAAAGTGGAATTAAAGTGGCTGCACAAAGAGAAACGACTCTTATCGAAGCTGCAAACCAAAACCTGTCTGGTCTAAATGAAGAAATGCAACTCCCGGAAAAGTTTGATCAATCATGTCTACAAATGCAACTAACTCTACTGGGTGACCTAGCTAAGGAGAGACGGTTCACTGCAGTGAAAGAGCTTGCTGAATTCATTTCATCATTGCATCCCCAAActagagagctatttaaagaagTTGAGGCATTCATTGAGCTTTGTTTATGTCTACCTGTGTCAGCTGCTCCATCAGAAAGATCATTCTCAGCTATCAGACGTCTGAAAACCTGGACCCGAAGTACAACAAGCCAGAAGAGGTTGACACATCTGGTGCTAATGCACATACATAGTGAAATTCTGGACAGGCTGGATATACCATCTCTTGTTCGGAGCTTCATCAGCAACACACCTGAATGCAAGGTGCACTTTAAATCGAG aaatgaccATCCCCGTTCTCAGTGGCGTTTTCTCCCTGAAGCCAAGGGAAGCCATCTCTTCCGACAAtcactattattgtaa
- the LOC113047489 gene encoding zinc finger BED domain-containing protein 1-like, with protein sequence MASALDPRFKLSYVSEDNVAPIHARLTSEMARTAPAAMAEMGPTTDPHGEPAEDAPTTKKKKTLGSFFKTAEGAAAATQRLSPLQEQQAISSELQSYLQSGNLDSEEDPLDWWREHQRLFPRLSKLAKKYLCIPATSSPSERVFSTGGNVVTCLRSSLKPENVDRLVFLSKNL encoded by the exons ATGGCTTCTGCGCTAGATCCACGGTTCAAGCTCAGCTACGTCAGTGAGGACAATGTTGCACCAATTCATGCCAGACTGACTTCTGAAATGGCGAGGACTGCACCTGCAGCCATGGCT GAGATGGGCCCAACAACTGATCCCCATGGTGAGCCTGCTGAGGATGCACCcactacaaaaaagaaaaagaccttGGGGAGTTTCTTCAAGACTGCTGAGGGAGCAGCGGCAGCCACACAAAGACTCAGTCCTCTCCAAGAACAACAAGCTATATCTTCTGAGCTACAGTCGTACCTACAATCAGGTAACCTAGACAGTGAGGAGGACCCGCTAGACTGGTGGAGGGAACATCAGAGACTCTTCCCACGTCTCTCAAAACTGGCAAAGAAATACTTGTGCATCCCGGCTACAAGTTCTCCCTCTGAGAGGGTGTTCAGCACAGGGGGGAATGTGGTGACCTGCCTTCGCTCATCCCTCAAGCCAGAAAATGTTGACAGGCTAGTGTTTCTTTCCAAAAACCTGTAA